The Stappia sp. genome window below encodes:
- a CDS encoding lytic transglycosylase F, translating into MWIRWLLAAVLALSGAAPLQALETAEPLLDVVQKPAFGDFSEMKKARTLRVLIPYSFTSFYLEEGQAKGLDAEYMREFEAFLNKGVRKEADRIRIVMIPTRRDDLLPRLTEGHGDLVSANLTITPERLETVAFSDPLQDNVREVLVTPADAADLASPDDLAGLEVHTRASSSYFESLTRVSAELEARDLAPLAIVPVDERLEDEDLLEMVATGIVPAIVMDEHKAKLWLGLYPELKLHADVALREGGAIGWAMRKDNPELARVVNDFLKTARQGTTLGNILLKRYYSDVNRLINPHQADYARKLLELDALFRTAGEKYRLDPLLLAAQAFQESRFDNSVRSKAGAVGIMQMLPSTARDPNVGIADITSVEANIEAGAKYMRFIADHHFPDADLEDVERILFALAGYNAGPNRVARVRPKAPDPNRWFNSVEWEVGRAAGAEPIRYVKNIYIYYTVFRGMQEAERLKKTLQRSEATE; encoded by the coding sequence CCCTTCGGGTGCTCATCCCCTATTCCTTCACGAGCTTCTATCTGGAGGAGGGACAGGCGAAGGGCCTCGACGCCGAATACATGCGCGAATTCGAGGCCTTCCTGAACAAGGGCGTCCGCAAGGAGGCGGACAGGATCCGCATCGTGATGATCCCCACCCGGCGCGACGATCTCCTCCCCCGTCTGACGGAAGGCCATGGCGACCTCGTGAGCGCGAACCTCACGATCACGCCCGAACGGCTGGAAACGGTCGCCTTCTCCGATCCGCTTCAGGACAACGTGCGCGAGGTGCTGGTCACGCCGGCCGACGCTGCCGATCTCGCGTCGCCGGACGATCTCGCCGGGCTGGAGGTGCACACGCGCGCCTCGTCCAGCTACTTCGAGAGCCTGACGCGCGTCTCGGCGGAGCTCGAGGCGCGGGACCTGGCGCCTTTGGCCATTGTCCCGGTCGACGAGCGGCTGGAAGACGAGGACCTGCTGGAAATGGTGGCGACCGGCATCGTGCCGGCCATCGTGATGGACGAGCACAAGGCGAAGCTCTGGCTCGGGCTCTATCCCGAACTCAAGCTGCACGCGGATGTCGCCTTGCGCGAGGGCGGCGCCATCGGCTGGGCGATGCGCAAGGACAACCCGGAGCTGGCGCGCGTCGTCAACGACTTCCTCAAGACCGCGCGGCAGGGCACGACGCTCGGCAACATCCTGCTGAAACGCTACTATTCGGACGTCAATCGCCTCATCAATCCGCATCAGGCGGACTACGCCCGCAAGCTCCTGGAGCTCGATGCCCTGTTCCGGACCGCCGGGGAGAAATACCGGCTCGATCCGCTGCTGCTCGCCGCCCAGGCGTTTCAGGAATCGCGCTTCGACAACAGCGTGCGCAGCAAGGCCGGCGCGGTCGGGATCATGCAGATGCTGCCCTCCACGGCGCGCGACCCGAATGTGGGCATCGCCGATATCACCTCGGTGGAGGCCAACATCGAGGCGGGCGCGAAATACATGCGCTTCATCGCCGATCACCACTTCCCCGACGCAGACCTTGAGGATGTGGAGCGCATCCTCTTCGCGCTGGCCGGCTACAACGCAGGCCCGAACCGCGTCGCGCGGGTGCGCCCCAAGGCCCCGGACCCCAACCGCTGGTTCAACAGCGTCGAGTGGGAGGTGGGGCGCGCCGCCGGCGCCGAGCCGATCCGCTACGTGAAGAACATCTACATCTACTACACGGTGTTTCGCGGCATGCAGGAAGCCGAACGGCTCAAGAAAACGTTACAGCGGTCCGAGGCGACGGAGTAA